A single window of Candidatus Microthrix subdominans DNA harbors:
- a CDS encoding DUF4395 domain-containing protein, protein MRSLFTFPDPVDELAARSVATGVFALTGLIIVGTAAGFTGAKWMVIPLALGFWARVLTGPTLSPLGQLATRVVAPRLPGSPRLVPGAPKRFAQGIGTVMSSLAAIVWLGLDWSGAGFALVAGIAVAAGLEAGFALCLGCVAYGRLANAGLFAAADCPECADISLRPTRTGRVRPAQDSPLRQAQDRAPASRS, encoded by the coding sequence GTGCGATCCCTCTTCACCTTCCCCGACCCGGTCGACGAACTCGCGGCGCGCAGCGTCGCCACCGGCGTCTTCGCCCTCACCGGCCTGATCATCGTCGGCACCGCCGCCGGGTTTACCGGCGCCAAGTGGATGGTCATCCCGCTGGCACTGGGGTTCTGGGCCCGGGTGCTCACCGGCCCCACCCTCAGCCCGCTTGGCCAGCTCGCCACCCGGGTGGTGGCTCCCCGTCTACCCGGCTCACCACGGTTGGTGCCCGGCGCCCCCAAGCGCTTTGCCCAGGGAATCGGAACCGTCATGTCGAGCCTGGCTGCCATCGTTTGGCTGGGATTGGACTGGAGCGGGGCCGGCTTCGCCCTGGTTGCGGGGATCGCCGTCGCCGCCGGACTTGAAGCTGGGTTCGCGCTGTGCCTCGGGTGCGTCGCCTATGGACGATTGGCCAACGCCGGCTTGTTCGCCGCGGCAGACTGCCCGGAATGTGCCGACATCTCTCTCCGACCGACACGAACCGGACGCGTCCGCCCGGCGCAGGACAGCCCACTGCGCCAGGCGCAGGACAGGGCACCGGCCTCCCGCTCCTGA
- a CDS encoding Rieske 2Fe-2S domain-containing protein, producing the protein MVTGPIATTRSPFPVPYGWFTMAYSEQLKIGDVVPLEYFDRHLVLWRDNDGEAHVNDAFCPHLGAHLGHGGVVENCEIVCPFHGWRFDAEGHNTNIPYADRVNKREVATPYPTVERNGAIAAWYHPHDEPPSFELPEVEEFENTEEWTEPIRRSFTIEAPWQELAENGVDAAHFRYVHNTEMVPELERYDTDGYRSTMRSAQKFPTPRGVVDGRIDSDSWGPGFSITRFSGIIDTVLMGCNTPISANKCELQFSFVTRRMGDANFESTVGTAFADEVSRQVVEDKPIWENKAHLVRPALAPGDGPFMKFRKWASQFYVEPTESEAMVFPPSGSFPAEDERELTASKKFGTPDPAFKQ; encoded by the coding sequence ATGGTCACCGGACCCATTGCCACGACCCGTTCACCGTTCCCGGTGCCCTACGGCTGGTTCACCATGGCGTACTCCGAGCAGCTGAAGATCGGCGACGTCGTCCCACTCGAGTACTTCGACCGCCACCTGGTGCTGTGGCGCGACAACGACGGCGAGGCCCACGTCAACGATGCCTTCTGCCCCCACCTGGGCGCCCACCTCGGGCACGGTGGCGTGGTCGAGAACTGCGAGATCGTGTGCCCGTTCCACGGCTGGCGGTTCGACGCTGAGGGCCACAACACCAACATCCCCTACGCCGATCGGGTGAACAAGCGGGAGGTGGCGACCCCATACCCCACCGTCGAACGCAACGGCGCCATCGCTGCGTGGTATCACCCCCACGACGAGCCCCCCAGCTTCGAGCTCCCCGAGGTCGAGGAGTTTGAGAACACCGAGGAGTGGACCGAGCCGATCCGCCGCTCGTTCACCATCGAGGCGCCGTGGCAGGAGCTGGCCGAGAACGGTGTTGACGCCGCCCACTTCCGCTACGTCCACAACACCGAAATGGTGCCCGAGCTCGAGCGATACGACACCGACGGCTATCGCAGCACGATGCGCTCGGCCCAGAAGTTCCCGACGCCGCGGGGCGTCGTCGACGGCCGGATCGATTCCGACAGCTGGGGCCCGGGCTTCTCAATCACCCGGTTCAGCGGCATCATCGACACGGTCCTCATGGGGTGCAACACACCGATCAGCGCCAACAAGTGCGAACTGCAGTTCAGCTTCGTCACGCGCCGCATGGGCGACGCCAACTTCGAATCGACCGTTGGCACCGCTTTCGCCGACGAGGTGTCCCGCCAGGTGGTCGAGGACAAGCCGATCTGGGAGAACAAGGCCCACCTGGTGCGGCCGGCGTTGGCCCCCGGGGACGGCCCGTTCATGAAGTTTCGCAAGTGGGCCAGCCAGTTTTACGTCGAGCCGACGGAGTCCGAGGCGATGGTGTTCCCGCCGTCGGGCTCGTTCCCGGCCGAGGACGAGCGGGAGCTGACCGCCTCGAAGAAGTTCGGTACCCCCGACCCGGCGTTCAAGCAGTAG
- a CDS encoding histidine phosphatase family protein, whose product MTESSPIHQRPYVPPPGSVTVTLIRHGASAPVIPGQRHPMFAGQGNPALDPIGVEQAQRTAEALCEPGQRPIDAIYTSTLVRTQQTAEPLAERLGLTPIALADLREVYVGELEGGLLREAGAAGDPVVKAAMLLERWDTIPGAEAEEAFSERLARGLATAVEGRRDQRVALVVHGGVIARMLADLTGASNFAFKGAENGSVSEFVLLADGRRWLRSYNVTY is encoded by the coding sequence ATGACCGAGTCGTCGCCGATCCACCAGCGCCCCTATGTGCCACCGCCCGGTTCGGTGACCGTGACGTTGATCCGCCATGGCGCGTCCGCCCCGGTCATCCCGGGGCAACGCCACCCGATGTTCGCCGGTCAGGGCAACCCGGCGCTCGACCCGATCGGCGTAGAGCAGGCGCAGCGGACGGCCGAGGCCCTGTGCGAGCCCGGTCAGCGGCCCATCGATGCCATCTACACGTCGACGCTGGTGCGCACCCAGCAGACCGCCGAGCCGTTGGCGGAGCGTCTGGGCCTCACCCCGATCGCCCTGGCCGACCTGCGGGAGGTGTATGTGGGAGAGCTGGAGGGAGGTCTGTTGCGCGAGGCCGGTGCGGCGGGCGATCCGGTGGTCAAGGCGGCGATGCTCCTCGAGCGCTGGGACACGATCCCCGGCGCAGAGGCCGAGGAGGCGTTCTCCGAGCGCCTGGCCCGGGGCCTGGCCACCGCCGTCGAGGGGCGGCGAGACCAGCGGGTGGCGCTCGTCGTCCACGGCGGGGTGATCGCCCGCATGCTGGCCGACCTGACCGGGGCATCCAACTTCGCGTTCAAGGGTGCCGAGAACGGCTCGGTGTCCGAGTTCGTGCTGCTCGCCGACGGGCGTCGCTGGCTGCGCAGCTACAACGTCACGTACTGA
- a CDS encoding beta-lactamase family protein — protein sequence MRVPMTDAGRTAADPESLGVDPAGLQRAADRIQAEVDTGRLPAAQLAVARHGQLILDVSFGSATTTDRFVVYSCTKAFTGGVIWQLLGEGRLALDDPAARYVPSFGANGKNAVTIAHLLTHTGGFPHAPLGPPLWDSAEGRNEAFARWRLDTEPGTHFEYHPTSGHWVLGAVAEAILGQPLGEAIDERLCRPLGLTFGLGQPPEAQGPIANPVAVGEPPSPDELRAVFGTDSFDLGEVTPEVLTMFAKPGVRAVGVPGAGGVATAADLARYYQALMANPDGMWDPEVLRLATQEILVNLPDPMLGFAANRSAGLIIAGDDANFTLRGFGAGCSPRTFGHNGAGGQISWADPDTGLSMGFVTSGIDANNLREARRTISIASKVADSVSG from the coding sequence ATGCGTGTGCCCATGACCGACGCCGGGCGGACCGCCGCCGATCCCGAGTCGCTGGGCGTCGACCCGGCCGGCCTGCAGCGAGCGGCCGACCGCATCCAGGCAGAGGTCGACACGGGACGACTCCCCGCCGCTCAGCTGGCGGTGGCCCGGCACGGACAACTGATACTCGACGTCAGCTTCGGCTCGGCGACGACCACCGACCGCTTCGTGGTGTATTCGTGCACGAAGGCATTCACCGGCGGGGTGATCTGGCAGCTGCTCGGCGAGGGACGCCTGGCTCTGGACGATCCCGCCGCCCGTTATGTCCCGTCGTTCGGGGCCAACGGCAAGAACGCGGTGACGATCGCCCACCTGCTCACCCACACCGGCGGCTTTCCCCACGCCCCGCTGGGACCGCCGCTCTGGGACTCGGCCGAGGGGCGCAACGAGGCGTTTGCCCGATGGCGCCTGGACACCGAGCCGGGGACCCACTTCGAGTATCACCCGACGTCCGGGCATTGGGTACTGGGGGCGGTGGCCGAAGCGATTCTTGGCCAGCCCCTGGGCGAGGCGATCGACGAGCGCCTGTGCCGACCGCTGGGGCTCACGTTCGGGCTGGGGCAGCCGCCCGAGGCTCAAGGCCCGATCGCCAACCCGGTCGCCGTCGGCGAGCCGCCCTCCCCCGACGAGTTGCGGGCGGTGTTCGGCACCGACAGCTTCGACCTGGGCGAGGTCACCCCCGAGGTGCTCACGATGTTCGCCAAACCGGGGGTTCGGGCCGTCGGCGTACCCGGTGCGGGCGGCGTGGCCACCGCCGCCGACCTGGCTCGCTACTACCAGGCGCTGATGGCCAACCCCGACGGGATGTGGGATCCCGAAGTGCTTCGCCTGGCCACCCAGGAGATCCTCGTCAACTTGCCCGACCCGATGCTCGGCTTCGCCGCCAACCGGTCCGCCGGGCTGATCATCGCCGGGGACGACGCCAACTTCACGCTGCGCGGCTTCGGCGCCGGCTGCTCACCACGGACGTTTGGGCACAACGGCGCCGGCGGCCAGATCTCCTGGGCCGACCCCGACACCGGCCTGTCGATGGGGTTCGTCACCTCGGGCATCGACGCCAACAACCTGCGCGAGGCGCGACGCACCATATCGATCGCGTCGAAGGTGGCCGACTCGGTCTCTGGCTGA
- a CDS encoding inorganic diphosphatase — protein sequence MTDEWFEVVVEIPRGSRNKYEIDHDTGDVWLDRLLFQATVYPVEYGFFPNTLANDGDPLDVLVLLSEPTYPGVHLRVRVVGMMMMHDEAGRDEKILCVLHGDHRQDQYSDIGDLPEHLLAEISHFFEVYKDLEPGKYVKVGGWHSRDEALAVVAEAQANFPG from the coding sequence GTGACTGACGAATGGTTCGAGGTTGTCGTCGAGATCCCCCGGGGGTCGCGCAACAAGTACGAGATCGATCATGACACCGGCGACGTCTGGTTGGACCGACTGCTGTTTCAGGCGACGGTCTATCCGGTCGAGTACGGGTTCTTTCCCAATACGCTCGCCAACGACGGCGACCCGCTCGATGTGTTGGTGCTGCTCAGCGAGCCCACCTACCCCGGCGTTCACCTGCGGGTTCGGGTGGTCGGCATGATGATGATGCACGACGAGGCAGGCCGCGATGAGAAGATCCTGTGCGTCCTGCACGGCGATCACCGCCAGGATCAGTACAGCGACATCGGCGACCTACCCGAGCATCTGCTGGCCGAAATCAGCCACTTCTTCGAGGTGTACAAGGATCTCGAGCCGGGTAAGTACGTCAAGGTTGGTGGCTGGCACAGCCGGGACGAGGCACTCGCCGTCGTTGCCGAGGCCCAAGCCAACTTTCCGGGCTGA
- a CDS encoding TetR/AcrR family transcriptional regulator: MRLPAAARRRQLLGVALDIFGERGFHATSMNDLAEAAGVTKPVLYQHFSSKRELFLELLAEIGADLSSVIAKATVDQSSTRQQLEHGFDAYFAWVDHNRAAFDLLFSAGTRREPDFLAAAHRVEDAIADLVADNIVISGLTRERRVLLAHGIVGMAESTCRRWIAKPASIDHAELAAQVSELVWFGLRGIRAAELPDHPADPRR; this comes from the coding sequence ATGCGCCTTCCCGCCGCAGCCCGCCGCCGCCAGTTGTTGGGCGTGGCCCTCGATATCTTCGGCGAGCGGGGGTTTCATGCGACCTCGATGAACGACCTCGCCGAGGCGGCGGGCGTCACCAAGCCGGTGCTCTACCAACATTTCTCCTCCAAGCGCGAGCTGTTCCTGGAATTGCTCGCCGAGATCGGCGCCGACCTGTCCAGCGTGATCGCCAAGGCGACAGTGGACCAGTCCTCCACCCGCCAACAGCTCGAGCATGGCTTCGACGCCTACTTCGCCTGGGTCGACCACAACCGGGCGGCCTTCGATCTGCTCTTCTCGGCCGGTACTCGGCGCGAACCCGACTTTTTGGCCGCAGCACATCGGGTGGAGGATGCGATTGCGGACCTGGTGGCCGACAACATCGTGATCAGCGGCCTCACCCGCGAGCGTCGCGTGCTGCTCGCCCACGGCATCGTCGGCATGGCCGAAAGCACCTGTCGGCGCTGGATCGCCAAACCCGCCAGCATCGACCACGCCGAGTTGGCAGCGCAGGTGTCCGAACTCGTCTGGTTTGGCCTGCGCGGGATCCGTGCGGCCGAACTGCCGGACCACCCCGCCGACCCCCGGCGTTGA
- a CDS encoding polysaccharide deacetylase family protein: MSGGVSFTIDVEDHWADPLGELRYEQLAWEVLGWLQGLGVRGSWYFVGELAQRHGDLVAAVAAAGHEIGVHGWTHTPLPELSPQRFRDDVRRAKGVLEDLGGSPVIGFRAPTYSLVRESLWATDILAEEGYAYSSGVSSRRNPLWWYPGVPPHPFRWPSGLLETSGEFARVGRYVYYFGGGTFLRATPWWMVREGFARWADEGVAFLYCHPYDFDPGEERFRIPDVPAVLAPLLWAGRRNTWSRVEALLQNAAAPLAERLDEVAALASAGRADPISLAEDGTVTGARPWAGRGALRVQAGSSLGGLRHTWLGPRPGSLPKEFSHG, translated from the coding sequence GTGTCCGGCGGAGTCAGCTTCACCATCGACGTGGAGGACCACTGGGCCGACCCCTTGGGGGAGCTGCGCTACGAGCAGCTGGCCTGGGAGGTGCTCGGCTGGTTGCAGGGCCTCGGGGTGCGCGGCAGTTGGTACTTCGTTGGGGAACTGGCTCAGCGTCACGGCGACCTGGTGGCCGCCGTCGCTGCTGCCGGCCACGAGATCGGTGTGCACGGGTGGACCCACACCCCGCTTCCCGAGCTGTCCCCACAACGGTTCCGCGACGACGTGCGACGGGCCAAGGGGGTGCTCGAAGACCTGGGCGGTAGCCCTGTCATCGGTTTCCGGGCCCCGACGTACTCGCTGGTGCGGGAGTCGTTGTGGGCCACCGACATCCTCGCCGAGGAGGGCTACGCCTACTCCTCGGGTGTGTCGTCGCGTCGCAACCCGCTCTGGTGGTACCCCGGAGTTCCGCCCCACCCGTTTCGTTGGCCCTCGGGGCTGCTCGAGACCTCGGGCGAGTTCGCCAGGGTCGGGCGCTACGTCTATTACTTCGGCGGGGGGACTTTTCTGCGGGCCACGCCCTGGTGGATGGTGCGCGAGGGCTTCGCCCGCTGGGCGGACGAGGGCGTTGCCTTTCTGTATTGCCACCCCTATGACTTCGATCCGGGCGAGGAACGCTTCCGGATCCCCGACGTTCCGGCGGTGCTCGCGCCCCTGCTGTGGGCCGGCCGCCGCAACACGTGGAGCCGGGTTGAGGCACTGCTGCAGAACGCTGCGGCACCGCTCGCAGAACGCTTGGACGAGGTGGCGGCGCTGGCCAGCGCCGGTCGGGCCGACCCGATCTCGCTGGCCGAAGACGGCACGGTCACCGGGGCGCGGCCCTGGGCCGGCCGTGGGGCGCTGCGGGTGCAGGCGGGATCGTCGCTCGGCGGGTTGCGCCACACCTGGCTGGGCCCGCGACCGGGCTCGCTACCAAAGGAGTTCTCCCATGGCTGA
- the folP gene encoding dihydropteroate synthase, translated as MTTAAARPHGSLLAHDDGPLIMGIVNANADSFSDPRATMGPEAVIAEATELVDAGADLLDIGGQTASPAVAEISIDEELTRVLPVIEALAAELPQVPLSVDTYRLEVAEAALQAGASVLNNIIGAQHAEFAALAVRHDALHVITHNPGAPKTKLLENDRYGDVVEDVGVYFRAQLDELGSVPGALEATIIDPGIDLAKTPAQSLELLRRASEFDALGVPVLMAISRKDVIGVMTESPPDQRLAGTLAVLGHLRSGGQRIFRLHDVAEARRYLDVCRYLEGDTQMDAAARLAPELRRRRA; from the coding sequence ATGACCACCGCAGCCGCCCGGCCGCACGGTTCCCTGCTCGCCCACGACGACGGCCCGTTGATCATGGGCATCGTCAACGCCAACGCCGATTCGTTTTCCGATCCGCGAGCCACGATGGGCCCCGAAGCGGTGATCGCAGAGGCGACCGAATTGGTCGACGCTGGCGCCGACCTGCTCGACATCGGTGGCCAGACCGCCTCCCCAGCGGTTGCCGAGATCAGCATCGACGAGGAACTCACCCGCGTGCTTCCGGTGATCGAAGCTTTGGCCGCCGAGCTCCCGCAGGTGCCGCTGTCGGTCGATACCTACCGTCTGGAGGTGGCCGAGGCTGCCCTGCAGGCCGGCGCGTCCGTGCTCAACAACATCATCGGCGCCCAACACGCCGAGTTCGCCGCCCTGGCTGTGCGCCACGACGCATTACACGTGATCACCCACAACCCTGGAGCCCCCAAGACCAAGCTGCTCGAGAACGATCGTTACGGCGACGTCGTCGAGGACGTTGGCGTCTACTTCCGCGCTCAGCTCGACGAGCTCGGCTCCGTGCCGGGCGCCCTTGAGGCCACGATCATCGATCCAGGCATCGACCTGGCCAAAACCCCGGCCCAGAGCCTGGAGCTCCTGCGACGGGCCTCCGAGTTCGATGCGCTGGGCGTCCCGGTTCTCATGGCGATCTCCCGCAAGGATGTGATCGGCGTCATGACCGAGTCGCCGCCCGACCAGCGCCTGGCCGGCACCCTGGCGGTGCTCGGCCACCTGCGATCCGGAGGCCAGCGCATCTTTCGCCTCCACGATGTGGCCGAGGCCCGGCGCTACCTCGACGTCTGCCGCTATCTCGAGGGAGACACTCAGATGGACGCTGCTGCCCGGCTGGCACCCGAACTGCGCCGTCGGCGGGCCTGA
- a CDS encoding DUF5317 domain-containing protein — protein MSALLALLPVLLAILLGIGIGLIGGGNIGNLLQWRPAAWEVAVGAIVVQVVADAFGWTGVFPFVLGLASVAALVYVAWMNRRVGGMVLVAVGLAMNLVPMLVNGGTPVSTDAMVSSGAMTKAEVGTVELTGPRHLATSEDLVTPLGAVIPLPFGLVISFGDLIALVGVTLVTQAILRRRQVRIGGPAPPKRSPRVTLATYQEALETLGQGPADNTHGVEVEHVSMGSSGNVRPVPMRTADAPAQLDMVGTQVEGMSGSDSIDDDGSVIVHRVSRSERKADPDPASRPRRRVVPTQGDIRPAPSGLGPDTGESAVVDLEPLPPREADPGPDTMGDDADLPPGWSRAVDSRQTSEPWPDGDPAPTPAPTPAPAPVPASAPDLLAPTPAPAPAPEPAPAPAPAPPTISAPAPTAAPAEVTASRPEPGTRPGGVRRRPTMNPTPATVAPPVEPAAPPPEPPPEPTVEPEVPDDSTLTAEHEALKTQSTPAVVPEDSSPGRWRVPASARGRRPTRDAESSSGSDDDPSPADGS, from the coding sequence ATGTCGGCGCTCTTGGCACTGCTGCCCGTGCTGCTCGCCATCCTCCTGGGCATCGGCATCGGGCTGATCGGCGGCGGCAACATTGGAAACCTTCTCCAGTGGCGACCCGCCGCGTGGGAGGTGGCGGTCGGTGCGATCGTCGTCCAAGTGGTCGCCGATGCGTTCGGCTGGACCGGGGTGTTCCCGTTCGTTCTTGGCCTGGCCTCGGTCGCCGCCCTCGTGTACGTGGCCTGGATGAACCGACGCGTCGGAGGCATGGTGCTCGTCGCCGTCGGCCTGGCCATGAACCTCGTCCCCATGCTGGTCAACGGCGGAACTCCGGTCTCGACCGACGCCATGGTCTCCTCCGGCGCGATGACCAAGGCGGAAGTGGGCACCGTCGAGCTGACCGGTCCGCGCCATCTGGCTACCTCCGAAGACCTCGTCACCCCACTCGGCGCGGTCATCCCGCTTCCGTTCGGTCTGGTGATCTCCTTTGGCGACCTGATCGCCCTCGTTGGGGTCACCCTGGTGACCCAGGCCATCCTCCGTCGGCGGCAGGTGCGAATCGGTGGCCCCGCACCGCCAAAGCGCAGCCCACGGGTGACGCTGGCGACCTATCAGGAGGCCCTGGAGACGCTGGGCCAGGGCCCGGCGGACAACACCCATGGGGTGGAGGTCGAGCACGTGTCGATGGGCAGCTCCGGCAACGTCCGCCCGGTGCCGATGCGCACGGCCGACGCGCCAGCCCAACTCGACATGGTCGGGACGCAGGTCGAGGGCATGAGCGGTTCGGACTCCATCGACGACGACGGGAGCGTGATCGTTCATCGCGTCTCCCGGAGCGAACGCAAGGCCGATCCGGATCCCGCCAGCCGACCCCGCCGCCGGGTGGTCCCGACCCAGGGCGATATCCGGCCGGCACCGTCGGGGCTGGGGCCCGACACCGGCGAGTCGGCGGTCGTCGACCTCGAGCCCCTTCCGCCACGCGAGGCCGATCCCGGACCGGACACGATGGGTGACGATGCCGACCTGCCGCCTGGCTGGTCGAGGGCGGTCGATTCCCGCCAGACGTCCGAACCGTGGCCGGACGGAGACCCGGCACCTACTCCGGCACCGACGCCTGCACCGGCACCGGTACCCGCTTCGGCACCTGACCTGCTGGCACCGACCCCTGCACCTGCACCTGCACCGGAACCTGCTCCAGCTCCGGCACCTGCCCCCCCGACGATCTCAGCTCCAGCGCCCACCGCAGCCCCAGCCGAGGTCACGGCGTCCCGGCCCGAACCCGGCACCCGCCCCGGCGGGGTCCGACGCCGACCAACGATGAACCCGACGCCAGCGACGGTCGCTCCTCCCGTCGAACCGGCGGCTCCGCCACCGGAGCCGCCGCCCGAGCCGACCGTCGAGCCCGAGGTCCCGGACGACAGCACCTTGACCGCCGAACACGAGGCACTCAAGACGCAATCCACCCCCGCCGTGGTGCCCGAAGACTCGTCGCCGGGCAGATGGCGGGTGCCCGCGTCGGCCAGGGGGCGCCGACCGACGCGCGACGCCGAGAGCTCCTCCGGCTCCGACGACGACCCGTCACCCGCCGACGGTTCCTGA
- a CDS encoding enoyl-CoA hydratase/isomerase family protein, which produces MSEPTDQRRSDRAAPPPASGVPATDGSAADLPGAGIDGLAVELDGRTLWVTLDRPKQRNSLTWAMITGLKTIFEQVRSDRRVGAVVLTGAGDRAFCSGADLSGMTGGSAFEMHESRGQLPALFEAMWASGTPTIAAVRGYCLAGGMGLALACDLVVVADDAVFGTPEINVGLWPYVISVPLLRSMPPKRALELMMTGRRIDAAEADRFGFVARLVAVDELRSATTELARGLSEAPTGVMALGRDSFYRVVDASATDALAHLQAMLSLGSSLDDATEGTTAFLEKRRPNWSGS; this is translated from the coding sequence GTGAGCGAACCGACCGACCAGCGACGATCCGACCGAGCGGCGCCACCACCCGCCTCCGGCGTGCCCGCAACCGATGGGTCCGCCGCCGATCTGCCCGGCGCCGGCATCGACGGCCTCGCCGTCGAGCTCGACGGGCGCACGCTGTGGGTCACCCTCGACCGCCCGAAGCAGCGCAACTCGTTGACCTGGGCGATGATCACCGGCCTGAAGACGATCTTCGAACAGGTCCGTAGCGATCGTCGGGTGGGCGCAGTCGTGCTGACCGGTGCCGGTGATCGGGCCTTCTGCTCCGGGGCCGACCTGTCGGGGATGACCGGCGGCTCGGCCTTTGAGATGCATGAGTCCCGGGGGCAACTGCCCGCCCTGTTCGAGGCGATGTGGGCAAGCGGCACCCCGACGATCGCCGCGGTCAGGGGTTACTGCCTGGCCGGAGGCATGGGACTGGCCCTCGCCTGCGACCTGGTCGTCGTCGCCGATGACGCGGTGTTCGGCACCCCGGAGATCAACGTGGGCCTCTGGCCCTATGTGATCTCGGTGCCGCTCCTGCGTTCGATGCCGCCCAAGCGGGCCCTCGAGCTGATGATGACCGGCCGCCGCATCGACGCCGCCGAAGCCGATCGTTTCGGGTTCGTGGCCCGTCTGGTCGCCGTCGACGAGCTTCGCAGCGCCACGACCGAGCTGGCGAGGGGCCTGTCGGAGGCGCCGACCGGGGTGATGGCGCTGGGCCGCGACTCGTTCTACCGGGTGGTCGACGCCTCGGCGACCGACGCCCTCGCCCACCTGCAAGCGATGTTGAGCCTAGGTTCGTCGCTCGACGATGCCACCGAGGGCACAACCGCCTTCCTCGAGAAGCGCCGACCGAACTGGAGTGGATCGTGA